A single genomic interval of Apis cerana isolate GH-2021 linkage group LG2, AcerK_1.0, whole genome shotgun sequence harbors:
- the LOC107992495 gene encoding atrophin-1 isoform X1 — MQVATLFRESANLLGASSLDPPQTHHHQAMHPQQQQQQQQQLQQHPAELHLAHHMQHHYKLSYPSPVQNGGPPNGTPMNCAGSQGVMVKQEARDDGYETSPDLEMRSTGGDSSQQYHTPLTPHTPHTPHTPHTPLTPISATAHQPQQPASAASTLGQVAIKCETPVDPYSFVDEEMSMGGIRTASSPVGNPENMTCPGGGQAVLATPTSTPPGSLSAPQHLQMNLGVMNGSVNPQLTAHQPKKRGRKRKSEMILTPEEAELAEAKKRAKTYKERKKHDRFDGMPEEEVSKRVLPDHLTNNLDIIIIGINPGLFAAYKGHHYAGPGNHFWKCLHLSGLTPEPLTADDDYKLLRFGIGFTNMVARATKGSADLTRKEIKEGSHILLEKLRKYKPKIAVFNGKLIYEVFSGKKDFGFGRQPNLVEGTNTYMWVMPSSSARCAQLPRAADKVPYYAALKKFRDYLNGTISHLDESDIVFADAKLKKKEQEAIEDKKPAYCEELTNDGESRIGEMNGIKHDSQIPGKKKRGRPKKIKNPEDQPPPDPEKLDANGEVIKKRRGRPKKIHQQQKQQEREMREREQQQQHQQQHPGMGHLGDGYGSVVPNCFSPPKTFAHMAPYPQPINDSGYYGQSLTDSPYSINAKQSPVHLQHYSQSPKSMSLSFTHSDLSSEINTAISSENNLEPSPLTSPSVEHPDFEPPTSISQQNMSNDHRQYNPAGNPENHHGSPGTPSHPSYTSYMGYHEQTSEPHNPHPHQTTPTPLSQTTDEHSHHSHPTPPHTHPHTPTHASMSPHHHPHEQYAAMKRNGGGQDVASKSLSDLESLVDQIPSIADGGSQRLQHSHPGMGSDDGSLAEKMEAHHQSYLSGFSAMPNAGMSNYSPPLAPAGAIYPTSLHHSPNDGYGSLYGMNGRQHQDSQQQQQQQQQQQQQQQQQHQQQQQQQQQQQQQQQHSKSYTVENLASSNYTPSMSHGHPGNSYPNIIPGPHYPVPMGSTNGYLFGGLESSLMQRTYGMSGMSGMGGMHPSLGHMANPYSYNGSYSSSFDAYPAPPAGIHAPSANYPGGYTSVGSTTPGTSPGTTPPSYLPSHHRPSVDLAYDGV; from the exons ATGCAGGTGGCAACGCTGTTTCGGGAGAGCGCGAATCTGCTGGGTGCCTCTAGCCTGGATCCCCCGCAGACTCACCACCACCAGGCTATGCACCCgcagcaacaacagcaacaacagcagcaACTCCAACAACACCCCGCCGAACTGCATTTGGCTCATCATATGCAGCATCACTATAAATT ATCGTATCCGTCGCCTGTGCAAAACGGAGGGCCACCAAATGGGACACCGATGAATTGCGCTGGTTCTCAAG GAGTGATGGTAAAGCAGGAAGCGAGGGATGACGGTTACGAGACAAGTCCGGACCTCGAGATGAGGAGCACCGGTGGTGACAGCAGTCAGCAGTACCACACGCCGCTGACACCGCACACACCGCACACACCACACACGCCGCACACACCCCTCACGCCGATATCGGCGACAGCGCATCAACCCCAGCAACCTGCCTCCGCCGCTTCCACCCTCGGACAG GTGGCGATCAAATGCGAGACCCCGGTGGACCCGTACTCGTTCGTGGACGAGGAAATGTCGATGGGCGGCATAAGGACGGCGAGCAGTCCGGTCGGGAATCCCGAAAACATGACGTGTCCAGGTGGAGGGCAAGCGGTGCTGGCTACACCTACGTCCACGCCGCCCGGCTCGCTCTCCGCACCGCAACATCTTCAAATGAACCTCGGCGTGATGAACGGCAGCGTGAATCCCCAGTTGACGGCGCATCAACCGAAAAAGAGGGGCCGCAAGAGGAAATCCGAGATGATTCTCACCCCGGAaga AGCGGAGCTGGCCGAGGCGAAGAAACGAGCAAAGACGTacaaagagaggaagaagcaCGACAGATTCGACGGTATGCCGGAAGAGGAAGTGAGCAAGCGCGTGCTTCCGGATCATCTTACCAACAATTTGGACATTATCATA ATTGGAATCAACCCAGGACTGTTCGCCGCTTACAAGGGTCATCACTACGCCGGACCGGGGAACCACTTCT GGAAGTGTTTACACTTGAGTGGATTGACACCCGAACCATTGACGGCAGATGATGACTACAAGCTCTTACGCTTCGGTATCGGTTTCACGAACATGGTGGCTCGCGCCACCAAAGGCAGTGCCGATCTAACGAGGAAAGAAATCAAAGAAG GCAGTCACATCCTGTtggaaaaattacgaaaatacaAGCCGAAAATCGCTGTGTTTAACGGTAAACTTATATACGAGGTATTCTCCGGAAAGAAGGATTTTGGATTCGGTAGACAACCCAACTTGGTCGAGGGTACAAATACG TACATGTGGGTGATGCCATCGAGTAGCGCGAGATGCGCGCAACTTCCGCGAGCGGCGGACAAGGTGCCATATTATGCGGCGCTGAAAAAGTTTCGCGATTACTTAAACGGCACCATCTCTCATCTGGACGAGTCCGACATAGTGTTCGCCGACGCGAAGTTGAAGAAGAAGGAGCAAGAGGCGATCGAGGACAAGAAGCCCGCTTACTGCGAGGAGCTGACGAACGATGGGGAGAGCAGGATCGGCGAGATGAACGGGATCAAGCACGATTCCCAGATACccgggaagaagaagaggggcAGGCCGAAGAAGATCAAGAATCCGGAAGACCAACCGCCCCCCGACCCCGAGAAATTAGACGCGAACGGCGAGGTGATAAAGAAGCGGCGGGGACGGCCGAAAAAGATTCATCAACAGCAGAAGCAGCAGGAGCGGGAGATGAGGGAAAGggagcagcagcagcagcaccaACAGCAGCACCCGGGGATGGGCCACCTGGGGGACGGTTACGGGAGCGTGGTGCCCAACTGTTTCTCACCGCCAAAGACGTTCGCGCACATGGCCCCGTACCCCCAACCGATCAACGATTCCGGATATTACGGGCAAAGCTTGACCGACAGCCCCTACAGCATAAACGCGAAACAGAGCCCGGTGCACCTGCAGCACTACAGCCAAAGTCCAAAGTCCATGTCGCTCTCGTTCACCCATTCCGACCTATCCTCGGAGATAAACACGGCCATTTCCTCGGAGAACAACTTGGAACCGTCGCCGTTGACGTCCCCGAGCGTGGAGCATCCGGACTTCGAGCCCCCCACGAGTATATCCCAGCAGAACATGAGCAACGACCATCGCCAGTACAACCCAGCCGGGAATCCGGAGAACCACCACGGCAGCCCCGGGACCCCGTCTCACCCGAGTTACACGAGTTACATGGGTTATCACGAGCAGACGTCCGAGCCTCACAATCCCCATCCCCATCAAACGACGCCGACACCGTTGAGCCAGACCACCGACGAACACTCGCACCACTCCCACCCCACACCCCCCCACACGCACCCCCACACGCCGACCCACGCCTCCATGTCGCCGCACCACCACCCGCACGAGCAGTACGCGGCCATGAAGAGGAACGGGGGGGGACAGGACGTTGCCTCGAAAAGTTTGAGCGATCTCGAATCTCTAGTCGATCAGATACCGAGCATAGCCGACGGTGGTAGCCAACGTCTCCAACACTCCCACCCAGGGATGGGGTCGGACGACGGGTCCCTCGCGGAAAAGATGGAAGCCCACCATCAGTCCTATCTGTCCGGATTCTCCGCCATGCCCAACGCCGGCATGTCCAACTACAGTCCCCCTCTGGCGCCCGCCGGTGCTATTTATCCAACTTCGTTGCATCACTCGCCCAACGACGGTTACGGTTCCCTTTACGGCATGAACGGGCGTCAACATCAAGACTcgcaacagcaacaacaacagcagcagcagcagcagcaacagcagcagcaacaacatcagcagcagcaacagcagcaacagcaacagcagcagcagcagcagcataGCAAATCTTACACGGTGGAGAACCTAGCGTCTAGCAATTACACGCCGAGCATGAGCCACGGGCATCCCGGTAATTCGTATCCGAATATAATCCCCGGACCTCATTATCCCGTGCCAATGGGATCGACGAACGGGTATCTTTTCGGTGGCCTTGAGTCAAGCTTGATGCAACGAACCTACGGGATGAGCGGTATGAGCGGTATGGGGGGAATGCATCCATCCCTCGGTCATATGGCCAATCCTTATTCCTACAATGGTTCGTACTCTAGTTCCTTCGACGCCTATCCGGCCCCACCGGCTGGGATTCACGCGCCCAGCGCCAATTATCCCGGCGGTTACACGAGCGTTGGTAGCACAACGCCGGGTACTTCGCCGGGCACGACGCCGCCGTCTTACCTCCCTTCCCATCACAGACCGTCGGTCGACCTCGCTTACGATGGTGTATGA
- the LOC107992495 gene encoding atrophin-1 isoform X2 has protein sequence MNCAGSQGVMVKQEARDDGYETSPDLEMRSTGGDSSQQYHTPLTPHTPHTPHTPHTPLTPISATAHQPQQPASAASTLGQVAIKCETPVDPYSFVDEEMSMGGIRTASSPVGNPENMTCPGGGQAVLATPTSTPPGSLSAPQHLQMNLGVMNGSVNPQLTAHQPKKRGRKRKSEMILTPEEAELAEAKKRAKTYKERKKHDRFDGMPEEEVSKRVLPDHLTNNLDIIIIGINPGLFAAYKGHHYAGPGNHFWKCLHLSGLTPEPLTADDDYKLLRFGIGFTNMVARATKGSADLTRKEIKEGSHILLEKLRKYKPKIAVFNGKLIYEVFSGKKDFGFGRQPNLVEGTNTYMWVMPSSSARCAQLPRAADKVPYYAALKKFRDYLNGTISHLDESDIVFADAKLKKKEQEAIEDKKPAYCEELTNDGESRIGEMNGIKHDSQIPGKKKRGRPKKIKNPEDQPPPDPEKLDANGEVIKKRRGRPKKIHQQQKQQEREMREREQQQQHQQQHPGMGHLGDGYGSVVPNCFSPPKTFAHMAPYPQPINDSGYYGQSLTDSPYSINAKQSPVHLQHYSQSPKSMSLSFTHSDLSSEINTAISSENNLEPSPLTSPSVEHPDFEPPTSISQQNMSNDHRQYNPAGNPENHHGSPGTPSHPSYTSYMGYHEQTSEPHNPHPHQTTPTPLSQTTDEHSHHSHPTPPHTHPHTPTHASMSPHHHPHEQYAAMKRNGGGQDVASKSLSDLESLVDQIPSIADGGSQRLQHSHPGMGSDDGSLAEKMEAHHQSYLSGFSAMPNAGMSNYSPPLAPAGAIYPTSLHHSPNDGYGSLYGMNGRQHQDSQQQQQQQQQQQQQQQQQHQQQQQQQQQQQQQQQHSKSYTVENLASSNYTPSMSHGHPGNSYPNIIPGPHYPVPMGSTNGYLFGGLESSLMQRTYGMSGMSGMGGMHPSLGHMANPYSYNGSYSSSFDAYPAPPAGIHAPSANYPGGYTSVGSTTPGTSPGTTPPSYLPSHHRPSVDLAYDGV, from the exons ATGAATTGCGCTGGTTCTCAAG GAGTGATGGTAAAGCAGGAAGCGAGGGATGACGGTTACGAGACAAGTCCGGACCTCGAGATGAGGAGCACCGGTGGTGACAGCAGTCAGCAGTACCACACGCCGCTGACACCGCACACACCGCACACACCACACACGCCGCACACACCCCTCACGCCGATATCGGCGACAGCGCATCAACCCCAGCAACCTGCCTCCGCCGCTTCCACCCTCGGACAG GTGGCGATCAAATGCGAGACCCCGGTGGACCCGTACTCGTTCGTGGACGAGGAAATGTCGATGGGCGGCATAAGGACGGCGAGCAGTCCGGTCGGGAATCCCGAAAACATGACGTGTCCAGGTGGAGGGCAAGCGGTGCTGGCTACACCTACGTCCACGCCGCCCGGCTCGCTCTCCGCACCGCAACATCTTCAAATGAACCTCGGCGTGATGAACGGCAGCGTGAATCCCCAGTTGACGGCGCATCAACCGAAAAAGAGGGGCCGCAAGAGGAAATCCGAGATGATTCTCACCCCGGAaga AGCGGAGCTGGCCGAGGCGAAGAAACGAGCAAAGACGTacaaagagaggaagaagcaCGACAGATTCGACGGTATGCCGGAAGAGGAAGTGAGCAAGCGCGTGCTTCCGGATCATCTTACCAACAATTTGGACATTATCATA ATTGGAATCAACCCAGGACTGTTCGCCGCTTACAAGGGTCATCACTACGCCGGACCGGGGAACCACTTCT GGAAGTGTTTACACTTGAGTGGATTGACACCCGAACCATTGACGGCAGATGATGACTACAAGCTCTTACGCTTCGGTATCGGTTTCACGAACATGGTGGCTCGCGCCACCAAAGGCAGTGCCGATCTAACGAGGAAAGAAATCAAAGAAG GCAGTCACATCCTGTtggaaaaattacgaaaatacaAGCCGAAAATCGCTGTGTTTAACGGTAAACTTATATACGAGGTATTCTCCGGAAAGAAGGATTTTGGATTCGGTAGACAACCCAACTTGGTCGAGGGTACAAATACG TACATGTGGGTGATGCCATCGAGTAGCGCGAGATGCGCGCAACTTCCGCGAGCGGCGGACAAGGTGCCATATTATGCGGCGCTGAAAAAGTTTCGCGATTACTTAAACGGCACCATCTCTCATCTGGACGAGTCCGACATAGTGTTCGCCGACGCGAAGTTGAAGAAGAAGGAGCAAGAGGCGATCGAGGACAAGAAGCCCGCTTACTGCGAGGAGCTGACGAACGATGGGGAGAGCAGGATCGGCGAGATGAACGGGATCAAGCACGATTCCCAGATACccgggaagaagaagaggggcAGGCCGAAGAAGATCAAGAATCCGGAAGACCAACCGCCCCCCGACCCCGAGAAATTAGACGCGAACGGCGAGGTGATAAAGAAGCGGCGGGGACGGCCGAAAAAGATTCATCAACAGCAGAAGCAGCAGGAGCGGGAGATGAGGGAAAGggagcagcagcagcagcaccaACAGCAGCACCCGGGGATGGGCCACCTGGGGGACGGTTACGGGAGCGTGGTGCCCAACTGTTTCTCACCGCCAAAGACGTTCGCGCACATGGCCCCGTACCCCCAACCGATCAACGATTCCGGATATTACGGGCAAAGCTTGACCGACAGCCCCTACAGCATAAACGCGAAACAGAGCCCGGTGCACCTGCAGCACTACAGCCAAAGTCCAAAGTCCATGTCGCTCTCGTTCACCCATTCCGACCTATCCTCGGAGATAAACACGGCCATTTCCTCGGAGAACAACTTGGAACCGTCGCCGTTGACGTCCCCGAGCGTGGAGCATCCGGACTTCGAGCCCCCCACGAGTATATCCCAGCAGAACATGAGCAACGACCATCGCCAGTACAACCCAGCCGGGAATCCGGAGAACCACCACGGCAGCCCCGGGACCCCGTCTCACCCGAGTTACACGAGTTACATGGGTTATCACGAGCAGACGTCCGAGCCTCACAATCCCCATCCCCATCAAACGACGCCGACACCGTTGAGCCAGACCACCGACGAACACTCGCACCACTCCCACCCCACACCCCCCCACACGCACCCCCACACGCCGACCCACGCCTCCATGTCGCCGCACCACCACCCGCACGAGCAGTACGCGGCCATGAAGAGGAACGGGGGGGGACAGGACGTTGCCTCGAAAAGTTTGAGCGATCTCGAATCTCTAGTCGATCAGATACCGAGCATAGCCGACGGTGGTAGCCAACGTCTCCAACACTCCCACCCAGGGATGGGGTCGGACGACGGGTCCCTCGCGGAAAAGATGGAAGCCCACCATCAGTCCTATCTGTCCGGATTCTCCGCCATGCCCAACGCCGGCATGTCCAACTACAGTCCCCCTCTGGCGCCCGCCGGTGCTATTTATCCAACTTCGTTGCATCACTCGCCCAACGACGGTTACGGTTCCCTTTACGGCATGAACGGGCGTCAACATCAAGACTcgcaacagcaacaacaacagcagcagcagcagcagcaacagcagcagcaacaacatcagcagcagcaacagcagcaacagcaacagcagcagcagcagcagcataGCAAATCTTACACGGTGGAGAACCTAGCGTCTAGCAATTACACGCCGAGCATGAGCCACGGGCATCCCGGTAATTCGTATCCGAATATAATCCCCGGACCTCATTATCCCGTGCCAATGGGATCGACGAACGGGTATCTTTTCGGTGGCCTTGAGTCAAGCTTGATGCAACGAACCTACGGGATGAGCGGTATGAGCGGTATGGGGGGAATGCATCCATCCCTCGGTCATATGGCCAATCCTTATTCCTACAATGGTTCGTACTCTAGTTCCTTCGACGCCTATCCGGCCCCACCGGCTGGGATTCACGCGCCCAGCGCCAATTATCCCGGCGGTTACACGAGCGTTGGTAGCACAACGCCGGGTACTTCGCCGGGCACGACGCCGCCGTCTTACCTCCCTTCCCATCACAGACCGTCGGTCGACCTCGCTTACGATGGTGTATGA